A stretch of Myxococcus hansupus DNA encodes these proteins:
- a CDS encoding cation:proton antiporter: protein MRGAVVRLLLLMVLLAIISRAQVLRADSGTPVMLAAGALLLCGLFAGKVAKGLGLPRLTGYLLVGVAVGPYALGFIPNAGVKGLELVKGLAVSLIALVAGTELRLGLIRRVGARVALLCAGVCGATFLVCFAATFALKPLLPFLADLTMPQALAVSALLSTVVVSFSPTVTIAIVQETSARGTFTEFLMALVIIGDLLVMVAFALAAGLTKASFGGGLDVTELLGGVGWELFGSVVVGLVLAVGMLVYMRGVNRELPLFLVGLCFAAAEGGTRLHLSPLLVSLAAGALIANLDEHAGERIHHAIQQAGLPVFALFFAAAGAGLKLDTLMTVGPAALLLVALRGAAIWFSCRRFAPVEDPRMRRYLWMGLISQAGVTFGLAALVSRTFPTFGPQVEVLIVAMITAHELVGPVLTRRALAASGEIRADDAQGTA, encoded by the coding sequence ATGAGGGGGGCCGTCGTCCGCCTGCTGTTGCTGATGGTGCTGCTGGCCATCATCAGCCGGGCGCAGGTGCTGCGCGCGGACTCGGGGACGCCGGTGATGCTGGCTGCGGGCGCGCTGCTGCTGTGCGGCCTGTTCGCGGGAAAGGTGGCCAAGGGCCTGGGGCTGCCCCGCCTCACCGGCTACCTGCTGGTGGGCGTGGCGGTGGGGCCTTACGCGCTGGGCTTCATCCCCAACGCGGGGGTGAAGGGGCTGGAGCTGGTGAAGGGGCTGGCGGTGAGCCTCATCGCCCTGGTGGCCGGCACGGAGCTGCGGCTGGGGCTCATCCGGCGCGTGGGCGCGCGGGTGGCGCTGCTGTGCGCGGGCGTGTGCGGCGCCACGTTCCTGGTGTGCTTCGCGGCCACCTTCGCGCTCAAGCCGTTGCTGCCGTTCCTCGCGGACCTGACGATGCCGCAGGCCCTGGCGGTCAGCGCGCTGCTCTCCACCGTGGTGGTGTCGTTCTCGCCCACCGTCACCATCGCCATCGTCCAGGAGACGAGCGCCCGGGGCACCTTCACCGAGTTCTTAATGGCCCTGGTCATCATCGGCGACCTGCTGGTGATGGTGGCCTTCGCGTTGGCCGCGGGGTTGACGAAGGCGAGCTTCGGCGGCGGCCTGGACGTGACGGAGCTGCTCGGCGGGGTGGGGTGGGAGCTGTTCGGTTCGGTGGTGGTGGGGTTGGTGTTGGCGGTGGGAATGCTCGTCTACATGCGTGGGGTGAACCGCGAGCTGCCGCTGTTCCTGGTGGGCCTGTGCTTCGCGGCGGCGGAAGGGGGCACGCGCCTGCACCTGTCCCCGCTGCTGGTGTCGCTGGCGGCCGGGGCGCTGATCGCCAACCTGGACGAGCACGCCGGTGAGCGCATCCACCACGCCATCCAGCAAGCGGGCCTGCCGGTGTTCGCGCTCTTCTTCGCCGCGGCGGGCGCCGGGTTGAAGCTGGACACCCTGATGACGGTGGGGCCCGCGGCGCTGCTGCTGGTGGCCTTGCGAGGCGCCGCCATCTGGTTCTCCTGCCGCCGCTTCGCCCCCGTCGAGGATCCCCGGATGCGGCGCTACCTCTGGATGGGGCTCATCTCCCAGGCGGGCGTCACCTTCGGCCTGGCGGCGCTGGTGTCCAGGACGTTTCCGACCTTTGGTCCCCAGGTGGAAGTGCTCATCGTGGCCATGATCACCGCCCACGAACTGGTGGGGCCGGTGCTCACGCGGCGGGCCCTGGCCGCCTCCGGAGAGATCCGCGCGGACGACGCCCAGGGAACGGCATAG
- a CDS encoding L-threonylcarbamoyladenylate synthase, which yields MAAPILEVDMEHPSPRHLQRAVEVLERGGLLAYPTDTYFGLGCDLSSKKGIERLYQLKGRDKKKPLSFLCPDLSDVARYAHVSNFAYRTMKGLTPGAFTFILEATRLVPDLMMSKQKQVGIRVPDSPLVRELARALGRPLVTTSATNTEGEPLTDAKDIKAELGHGLDLILDGGVTLNEPSTVISLIGDSLEILRQGKGRLED from the coding sequence ATGGCCGCACCCATCCTCGAGGTGGACATGGAGCACCCGTCACCCCGCCATCTCCAGCGCGCGGTGGAGGTGCTGGAGCGCGGCGGCTTGCTGGCCTACCCGACGGACACGTACTTCGGGCTCGGCTGTGATTTGAGTTCCAAGAAGGGCATCGAGCGCCTCTATCAACTCAAGGGCCGCGACAAGAAGAAGCCGCTGTCCTTCCTGTGCCCGGACCTGTCGGATGTGGCCCGTTACGCCCACGTGAGCAATTTCGCGTACCGGACGATGAAGGGGCTCACTCCGGGTGCGTTCACCTTCATCCTGGAAGCCACGCGCCTGGTGCCCGATTTGATGATGTCGAAGCAGAAGCAGGTAGGCATCCGGGTGCCTGACTCACCGCTCGTCCGCGAACTGGCCCGCGCACTCGGCCGCCCTCTGGTGACCACCTCCGCCACCAACACGGAGGGTGAGCCCCTCACGGACGCAAAGGATATCAAGGCCGAGCTGGGACACGGCCTGGACCTCATCCTTGACGGGGGTGTCACGCTCAACGAGCCGTCGACGGTGATTTCACTCATCGGCGATTCACTTGAAATCCTACGGCAAGGCAAGGGTAGGCTGGAGGACTAG
- a CDS encoding general stress protein: MSDKDNKGSMTVAEAGRKGGETVRNERGREFYETIGRKGGATVKAERGRSFYEEIGRKGGETVKAERGAKFYEEIGKKGGDRVKATRGPNFYEEIGRKGGQKVKKLIEEGKRAARAAMAAQEGAAGGAQPQEGASQAPAPSGEPAGPNQNE; the protein is encoded by the coding sequence ATGTCGGACAAGGACAACAAGGGCAGCATGACGGTGGCCGAAGCGGGTCGGAAGGGTGGCGAAACGGTCCGGAACGAGCGCGGCCGCGAGTTCTACGAGACGATCGGCCGCAAGGGCGGCGCGACGGTCAAGGCCGAGCGCGGTCGTTCCTTCTACGAGGAGATCGGACGAAAAGGCGGCGAGACGGTGAAGGCCGAGCGCGGCGCCAAGTTCTACGAGGAGATCGGCAAGAAGGGTGGCGATCGCGTCAAGGCCACCCGCGGACCGAACTTCTACGAGGAGATTGGCCGCAAGGGTGGGCAGAAGGTGAAGAAGCTCATCGAAGAGGGCAAGCGCGCCGCGCGTGCCGCGATGGCGGCCCAGGAAGGGGCGGCGGGTGGAGCCCAGCCGCAAGAGGGGGCTTCTCAGGCTCCCGCGCCTTCTGGGGAGCCGGCGGGTCCGAACCAGAATGAGTAG